Genomic window (Chionomys nivalis chromosome 7, mChiNiv1.1, whole genome shotgun sequence):
GGGAAGGCGTCTTAGTGGTACCTTCTTCAGAGGTCACAGCCTAGCCTGGTCCTCAGAGTCAAGCCAGAGAAGCCGGTCTTGtcttcatggtgtctgcccccACCCTGCCACCCTCCTTGTGGTTGTCCCACACAATTCCTACACCTGGGATACTAGATACCCATAAGGACCCCAGGGGAGTACCCCCACCCACCTACCATatcaaaagtaaaacattttaaaaatgtttttatttaattaaaaaaaagagagagagagagacagaactaACAACCGCAAACCATTGGTGGGTACAGGATCACAGGGGCTTAACTGGTGAGACAcacaggggagggggcaggaatgAGGAAGGGTGGGAAGATGGGCTCAGGCCTCATGTCCCTTcagagagggagccagatctGAGCCTGTCAACAGTGAGGCCCAGCTCCACTCCCCTTGTCCCACAGGGAGAGCAAGCTGGTGACCAGGGTCCCAAGAGTGAGGCCAACAGTCAGTGGGAGAAAGGGCTAGGGGGCTGGAGCAGTTGAGGTTTTTCTCCCTGTGTTCTAGCCCCTCCTCCCCCCTGCCCCcgtcccttcttccttttccttctagcTCTTTCTTGGTCCCTGAAGTGGGCCTGTGTACTCTGCCTGGGACTGGACAAGAGGTAGGATTCATCGGAACATAGCTTTCTTACGTGGACTTGTGGAAACTCCTGGGACCACAGGTTCGGGAAGGTAGCTTGTGTGGAAGCTACCATAGGCTGCTCTAGGTCCAGAAGAGACATGAGACAGATCTCGGGTCTCCCTGGGGGTCAGGGCTTCCTTCAGCCTCAAGAGATGCTACCGCGGTGGTAGAGGGGAGGTGGGTGGCTGGGGAGGTGGGTGGGGACAGACCACACACCCTGACACCAGTGCTCACTGCTGTGCAGGCTTTGACACATGCTGAGGAGCCCACCTGGCCAGGAAGGGATGATTGTGAGCAAATACATAGCACGCTCTCATCTTagctccccagctcctgggcagCTGGCTGCAGCTATGACATGGGATGTCTCCCTTCGGGGTGGTGGGGGCAATGGAGGGCAGGCAGGGAAGGACAAATGGACCTGGGTCTGAACTCGGTGTCAGCCTAGGGGGCTCCATGAGCAGGTGACTGAGGTAAGAATTGGCTTGTCACTTCTAAGTGAGACAGTTACCGGGGTCACAGATGACTGTTCAAGATTGGATTAAGaagtctcaaaaagtaagaaacAATTGATCCTTAGAAAGCACTGTGTTATAGAAAAGGGGGTGAGTTCCACTTCCTGGAGAGTTCTCTCTAATCTggacacaactcacatggtttTTCCTCACCTcaagagggaaagggggaacGGTTGGACAAACTGTAAAACACAGAACTCATCCTTAGATTCACGCAAAGTTAGAAAGCCCAGGACGGCCCCTGGAGTCAAATGTCCACAGAGTCCTTCATGTATCGGCGGAATAAATTATGATGACAGACAGCAGTTGGGGAGGATGCCGTTGCTACTTTTTAGGATGAGGAGTTGTCTGCAGCTTGTTCTCCTGCTGTTGTTTCTCAGTGTGTCACGATTCAGAATCACCTGGAAACGGatgctctttctttgttcttctttgtctctgctCACCTTCAGGTTCCCCTCCCCGAAGTTTATACATCTGTTGTAGAACACCACTCTGGAGGTGGGAAGGGCCCCACCTCCCCTCAGGGGTCAGAGTAGTTCCTCAGGCAAGTAGGGGAGAGACACAGTTAGAGGCTTTGCGCCTACCTCTCCTCAGACCCATGGAATCCTCCAGTTCTCCAAGTTTAGTGAGTAGGTCTTGCCTATTCTGAGCTTGGGAGAAACTTCCAGAAGCAAGCAGGAAAGCCGGCAGAGCCTCTGCCTTTATCCCAGATTCCCGGTCTCCTGAGGTGGAGAGAAGCCGGCCGCAGGACAGCTCAAGGCTGAAGCACCAGTTAGTCACAGAGCTTTCTCTTTAGGACGGATGATATTTTCAACCACAGGCTCCTCCAGGCCGCTGGACAGAAGCGAGAGAGGGAAACACAGAGGGAAAGGGAGCAAGCCTCGGCTCATTTCAGGCTCCAGGACACAGGAATGTCTGAGTGGGAAGTATGGGGGCTCAGTGGTCCCAGTTCTGGAAGAAGCCTTCCTGTGGCCCAGCGcccagggaaggagaggggatctgacatcttcttcgGGCCTGACAGGTTTCCTGGTTTCCAAGAGGCAGGCCGATGCAGCTTCTGGAAAATTCTTGGGCCTCCTGGGAAATTTCAGTGACCTGGAGGGCAGCAATATACCCTGTCGTGGGAGAAAGTTAGCCTTCAGTTTCTACCCAAGCCCTGATTCTGGTATCTGGCTTCCTTCACTCTAAGCCAACCCATGGCATCTTCTGGAAGCCAGGGAGGGCTGCCCTCGGCTCCAGTTCACTGTCTATAATCTTAAGGGTCACCCTGTTGCGTGTCACACAAACAGCCGCTCTGGGGGAAGCCGGCGCTGAGACGGGTGGGCGGGTCACACGGGAGTCGTCCGCCGGTTCAGCATGCTGACGTGGAAACCCTCCTTTAGGTCCTGTGGGAAGAAGTCGTGCATCTGGAGGAAGCCAGCATCCTGGTCCGGGGTGTAACTGGCAGCTGTGGTTACTTTGAGGGGCTCCCTGGACAGCGTGTACATGGACAGCTCACCCATGGGAATGGCCCCGGTGATCTTCAGGCCCACGGGAGACGCATCCCTGGAAGGCGAGGCCTCGGTGGACCGTGAGCTGGACCTAGACCGCCGTCGCCGGTACCTGTAGCTCGGCATCCTGGCGtatggtgaggaggaggagggcttAAGGAATTCCCGCTTGGTTTTAAACCTCAactctttatttttctcaatgTAAATGTTTACAGCCAGGACACCCACGGTCTCCGCCACAATAAACGACAGGGCTCCAAAGTAAAAAGACCAGCCGTAGTTGTAATGGTTCTTCTTGTCTTCGTCACGCTTGTCACTGGGGTCTCCTGTGTTGCTGGAGATGTAGACAATGATGCCAATGATATTACTGAGGCCTGAAAGGGAAGCGGGCAGGAGAGACTAGAGGTCAGACTCATAGCAGTAATGACAGGGCAGAGAACAGGCCCCTGAAGGTGGGATGGTGGCCAGTCTTCtccatgatatttatttattatggtaatttattttttatttatttatttatttattttagaaagagactaatgtagcccaggcttgtccTGAACTTAAGTAaccaaggaagaccttgaacttctaattaattcttcacctcccaagtgctgggattacctggCTTGGTaactaatttttcttctttttacattcttttcttccctccctctttccttttttccttcctctctttccttttgattgggtctcatgtaacccaggctggctcagATCTCCCTTAGGtggccaaggctggctttgaattcctcatccccattaaaaaaattattttctgtgtatgttcattggtgttttgcacaCACCACGTGtctgcctgcaaaggccagaagagggcatcagatcctccgGAAGAGGAGTTACAGACGCCTGTGAGCCACCAcgcatgtgctgggaactgtactCCACTCCTCTGCAagtacagccagtgctcttaaccacggagctgtCTTTCCCAGTCAGAACTCCTGATTcttttgcctccacttcccagctGGGATTAgagctgtgcaccaccatacccatctTGGCAGCTAAGTCCCGTGGGTGTTTGTGAGAGATGAGTTCTGCATTTCTCAGCTGCACTTGAAACCTGGGATGACCATGTCCCTCAGGGTAATGCAGCATTTACCTATAGCCCACCTACTCCCCAATCCATCTCTAACTAGCCTGTAACAGCCAACACAATCCTATGTTAAGTAAATGGATGTTATTCTGTCCTTCCTATTCCAGTCCCTCACCCTGGCTTTACACGGCAAACTTCCTTGGGACTTGGCATCCCAGGAGTCTCCATGTTCTTTCCCGACGATCCAACTCAGCCAGCTCCCAACCCTCTTACAGGTTTGGAAAGCAGCCAAGCCCAGTACCTTGGTTGTACTTTGCAAACCCACCTTTCCGAGATGTGAAATTCACATACTATCCAATTAACCTCTCTGAAGGACACGATCCAGGGGCATTTAGTGTACTTACAATGCGTGCAACCCTTCACAATGGGTGAACCCCCGTTTGTAAGACCGTCATCTCCTCCAAAGGAAACCCCATTAAGCAGTTGCTCCCCATCCCTTGCCTCAGTCTTACACATCTGTCCTCTTAAAGTTAACCATGCCCTGACTTCAGACTGCCCTCCTACCGGGACGCACACTCCTGGCAGTGAAGACCACACGCTTAGGTACACTACCATGGCTGCATCTCTGGTCCCATAGGGGTAGCCCGACTTACCTGCAGCCACAAAGAGGATGCCTGCACTGAGGACAATATTGTTCTTGCGGCTGTAGATCCTCCCAGCGCCGATGCAGAGCCCTCCAAGCAGGAGCAGGATGGTGCTGAGGATGGGAAAGACACTGGAGGCTCGCACGATGCCTAGGCCAGGgtaggaagaaaacagagagggCCGTGAGTCCAGCCATCCTCTCTGCCATGGCCACGGGTGTTTCTCCCAGGGGTCCTGCTGCTGGACCTAGGCAAACGATGGCTCTAGGTTGGCCGTTGACTCTTCCAGAAGCCACGTGACCAGCAGTCACACCTACCTACAGATCACTGGGCCTCTTTCTCACATTGCTTTCAGGTGAGAGGGACTAGAGTCTCCCTCACTGGCACTGGGGAGACCACAGTAAAGGTCACTAATGTTCTAGATGGCATGGACATTCACGCGACAGCTCACAGCCCACCGAGTTCTCTCCTGAATGTACCATAGGTACATTAGAAGGCTGGGAAGTAACGTGCCCAAGACAACAGTCAGCGGAACAGGCTTTAGCACACTGAATGGGACTGGGTATCCTGCTCTGTGACGAGCTGTGTGTTCTTAGACAAATTCCTCCACTCTTCAAAAACTCACTTTCCCCACTCGTGAAAACATGGTTTTAGTAACTCAGTGTCTCCTCATCTCTAATAAGGAACATTCCAAATACCAAATCGGAGAAGGACCCTGTGTTTCCTATACATACATACCCATAATAAAATCAAcatgtttacattttcatttattattattgtgtgtgcatgcacgtgccactgtccatgtgtggaggtcagagggcaactctggggagtcagttctctccttctgtctttagGTGGGTTCTgcgtttgaactcaggtcaccagacttgcacacatagcaaacacctcTACCtggagccatcttgtcagcccaccatgataaaatttaatttaatcgACAAATCAAATACAGAAAGTGACTGGTGGCAGCTAATGATAAAACAGAGCCACTGCAACACTACACTGTAATAAAAGTTACTTGAGGAACCTATGAGCTCTTTATTTCTGGCATTTTCCATTTCATAAGTTTGAACTGCTGCTGACTAACAGCCACAAAGCCAAACCACGAATAAGGACTGAAATCTCACAAATTTAGACTGGGAATTAGTGGGGGCCACTGTGCTGTGATTCGTTTTGTCTCTATGAGGCGATCAGCACAGGGCTGGCTGCTGCATGCACTTCCTAAGTGACTGGTTCTGTCCAGCAAATCACTACCGTGTCTACAGATGAAGAAGTACAACTTCACAACAAGTGTGAATCACGGAAGAGGCAGCAGGACGCGGTGAGACGTGGCCTACCACGCTGGTCAACAGAACCATGTCCGAATCCTTGTTCTACCCCTGACCAGCAAGGTCGGGGTGGGGTAGGGGCAGGGAACTTCCATGACCACCTGGGTTCACTTTTTCCTAACTTGGCCACAGTGGTGATACCACGCTGGAAGGGTTGACTGTGCCTTCTCCTTGTGAATGTGGCTTCCTGTGGGAAAAGGTATTACATATGTGTTTAGAGACCTTAGGGTCCCTTAAGATGAGACCTTCCTGAATGGACCAAGTTGTCCCTGAGTCCAGGGATAAGCATCTTTCTAAGACAGTGGGGAAGGCTTTGAGAATGAAGTCAGAGGATGGTGACATGGTCAAGAAATTCCAATGTTCCCACACAGCAGATGTGTCAAGGGAAGAGTCTCACTCCCTGAGCACGTAGAGGGGCAGGGGCCTGACAGTGTGTCCCCTTTTTGACTTCCAGTTGTCACCCAGGAGTCAGTCTCTGGAAGTCAATCAGCTGCATGGTTCATGACAGTTTGCTACAGCCCTTTCGGAAGTGAACGCCCACCGGAGCACATGGCAGGCTTCTGGTCTCCACCCTGAGCATCTGGGTGGATGGCAAGGGAGTCAGAGGAAGAGGACAAAGACATGGGGGATGCTCAGAGCTCGGCCTTCTCTGTGTCCTCCCAACTCTAGAGAAATTCAGTTGTGTGGGCTTTGGTGGCACCAGCGGAGGACCGTGAGTCAGGAAGTGCGGGTAGGTGCCCCTCCTGAGCCAGCTGACTGGTTTGGGGCCTCGCAGCCTCTGAAGGCGGTGTTTGTCTCCTTTCTGTGTGACACAGTGTGAGCCCTTGTTCCACAGAGAAGGGATTGTGTGGGGGCATTAAAATGAGACTCCTCTCTTCAGcgctccctcccccactcctcttagCTTTCCTGTACTCACAGGCTCTGGGAGTCGGCTTCCGGTGTGCTTCGGAAACATGCCTCTGAGCTGAGACGGCCAGACTCAGGTCAAGACCCTGTCCTGCCTTCTGAAGACCAATAAGGTGGTCCAGAGAGAAGGGGGCTCCAGTTCATTCAAAGACACTGGAGGCCTGTGCCTCAGAGCCCTCAATCCAGGCGAGTCCTGCAGTCACCTGTCCCTTGCCAAAAGACTCGGATGCTTGAGTGTGTTGTCGAACATGTGTCTGAGGGATGAGAGACTAGAGCCAGCCACACCACGTGACCACATCAAGCTACACGGATGATATATACCTGTCTGGAGGATGGACAGGGATGACGCTTGTCTGTCTGGAGGATGGACAGGATGGACACTATCTTATAACTTACTCTAGGCGTCATTGTGGACTCAGAGCTGTCTCGACACCTGTGCTGAGGCTTGGCACAGACATCCCCCCATCTAGCTGGAAATCCTGGAAACCTAGGAGGGAGGTGCCAGGCCTGGGGCAAGACAGGCAGGGACTGGACCATGGGGACAAGACACACCCAAGGGAGAGACTATGCAGGGTGTGAGGTCGTGACTCCCCGAAATCCCAAGCTATGAGTGTGCAATGCTCAGAGGCCCCCAGAAATCCAGTGACAAAAATGCAACTCAAAATGCAAGCTTCTCTGGGAGGCTTAGGAACTTGAGGGTCAGGGTTGACTTGATTCTTGAATTTTCTAAGGTAGAGTGAGAGCCACCTAGCCTCGGGGCCTACTGGGCTGCTGCTGTCTCAGGGGCCTTCCCTTGCCACAGAACCTTCCGGGCTCCCCAAACTACTGTGCTCTGCCACCAGACCAGCACCTGGAGGGCAGAGCTATTTCCATGCCACTGTACCCACTTACTCAGGATGGTGACAAGTACATGATAGGAGAGTCACACTTTCTgtcaaatgaatgaagaaataagtGAGATCACCATACGAGCCCCCAGAGACCACTCTCCTGGGCTTCTCTACAGTTTGGAGATAATAGTCTGGACAGAAACCAGAAGGTTGAACACTGAGAATCAGGGCAGCCTGGGAGCCACAGGCCCTGTGGCTACAGAGACTACGACCTTCACAGGTCTGAGTTGTGTATGCAGCTGGCTCCAGGTTGCCCTGTGTTCTGGGGGAATGTGGAAATCAGTTTTCAGGGCCAAGTGTCCCTATCTCCACAGCCACCGAACGGGCACACACTAGCTTATTAAGAACTCACCTCTGCCCCCAAACTGACCAACAGCCAAAGCCTGCGGGCCCGGGGGCCACCTGCCATCTTTTCCCTGGGTACCTCCGGGCTTGTTACAAACCAGCAGGCTTCCTTGGGGATCTGATACATTTGAGAACGCGTCCTTTGTAGGAGAGACAACTGTCACACTGATACTATCCCTCTGAGGCACTCCCAGTCCTCTGGGTACCCAGGGGACACCGCTGGCAGGAGGACCTGTAGCATCAGGGCCAAAGCTTCTGGTCACATGGCTTGTGTGACTCCAGACCCTaactctgtccctctctgtcccaTTCTGGACCCCAGGAGGCTGACTGTGTGGACCGAACCACGAGGCTCCCAACTATGGCTTTTGGAGGACAGTGCCACCGTTTGGAGTTATTCCCAAGGCTTCTCTCTGCCAAGCTGCAAAACGAAGAAGCTGCCACATTCTTCCCTAAAGGTCACAGCTCTTGCCACTCAACCCCGTCCTTCCAGCTCCCTTTCACGTGCTCTGCCTCACAGAACTGGAAGGATGTCACTCAGCCATAATTCATGCAATTAGCAATCCTTGTGTTGCGTACCGTGCAACCTCCACGGTGATCTATGGCCACTCTAAGGGGATCCCACTCACCTGGTCAAGTGAGGGCCCCCAATATGTGGGATCAGAGGGCAGGAGGGCGACAGAGGAGAAGATACGGGAGGTGGGTATTATTTCAGGTTCTGGGCCTGGCTGGAGCAGCCTGGCATGGCCTTGGCTCCTTGGGAACCGCACTGTTCTATTTCATCAGATGACTCATAATCCAAATCCTTTCTtgtagaggaaaaaaaagaccCATAATCAGGTGCACAGTGAATTGTGCTCTCTCTGAGGACACACTGGTATCGATTCTCCATGTGTGAGGCTGGGCCCGAGCCCCAGGGGAGCTGCGAGAAGCAGCTCTTTGTGTCTTTTGGctgatggggaaggaggagggacacAGAAATTCTAGCATCCACTTCTAGCCCCTCTGGCTACGGCTTCCTGCCTTCTGGGGGGCGGTGTTCAGAGGCCCACGGATGAACTCTGGGTAGACTGCAGGAACAGGAGCAGTTTATCCTCTGGAGTCCAGCACGGGCTGTGgatagcacctgggaggcagcaCTTAGCCACAGGACCAGATCGGAGCAAGGCTTAAGGGCAGGTCATAGGCAGAGTCATTGGCTGTATTAGTCAGGGTAGAAGGGAACCAGGGACACCTGTCAGGGGGTACCCTGCCACCTCCATCACCAACTCTGGGGTACCCTGACACCTCCATCACCAACTCTGGGATACCCTGCCACCTCCATCACTAACTCTGGGGTACCCTGTCACCTCCATCACCAACTCTGGGATACCCTGCCATCTCCATCACCAACTCTGGGATTCCTGGCACCTCAGGAAGCTATCTTAGCTGGTGAGTTAATCCCTACATAGTGTGCTTCTGATGTTCCACCCCTCAGGAAGctgtggtctgggcagaactTTTTCCAAGACTGGGACTCATAAGGCTCAGGGTGGCCTCAGATTCACTACACAGCAGAGGAGGCCCTTGgtctcctgatcctcctgcctctgcctcttgagtgttggtaTTATTGGTGTGAACAATCACACTGGGCTCAGAGAGCTTgtatcttctctttccctccctccccctctctccctctctctcaattttaactttattttatgttcactggtgtgagggtgtcagatgccttgaaaccggagttacagacaggtgtgagctgtctggggattctgggaatggaatctgggctctctggaagagcagacagtgctcttaaccaccgagtcatctctctaaccctatttaaaaaacaaaaacaaaaaactggagaCAGGGGCTCATGTAACCCAGCCTGGCCCCAAACTTACTACATAGCAGAGGATGCCctcaaattcctgatcctccacacctcccaagtactgagattacagcaCGTGCCATCAAGCTGGGTTTTAACAATGCTAAGGATGGAGCCCAGAGCTCTGTATGGGTTAggcactctgtcaactgagctacatccccaggaaGTTCTTGTCTTTAACTTCAGTTGCTCCACCAGCAGTACCTTGAAGCTGCACCCAGCTGCTTGGGCTTCACTGGGTTTGGGGCCTTGACCAACTGTACCCACTCACACTCAGGGCATCCACACATCAGGGCACCGCTAGGCTCAACCCCACCCTCTGAGCTCAGGACTTCCATAGGGCtcacctctctagcccctcccttcctctcccctcctgatACAAAGCAGCTGGGGTACTTGGCACTCACGGAGGAGGTACTCTGAGCTGTCATGGTCGTAATCGTTGTCCTCTGGGAAGTGGTTGATCCGGAAGCAGTGTCCTTTATAGATGCCTGGAAGAAACAAGGACAAACACAGGCCGTGAGTATCCTGTGGGTTCACACACCGTTCATTCCAGGCATGGAACTTTGGGTGGGTCACAGGAACAGAGGGAAGAGAAGTCAGATCTGGAGTCCCCACAGCTGAGTGCCCTATGGGGACACAGATACACACTGAGATGAACCGCAATCACAACCGTATCACTTATGCTTAAGACCAGACATCATCAAGAAGGAAACGACACGCCACTAGTTAGTGTCCGGACAAAAAGGCTCCAATCGGCAGGTGAGATCCCCACACCTAAGGGATTCTAGAACTGCAGCTTGAAAAATGACCAGGAATTTGTTCCTGACGAATGGGCAGAGGGCCTTTCAGGCACAGCAAGACTCATAAAGGCAAAGGTCGCGTGGTTCTTATTCAGTATGGTACGAATTCCTTATACCAATGCTAGGATGGTCTCGAGACTCCACCCCCTCAATCTGATTGATGGTAGAGAGCCAAGAAACTTCCAGAAGGGCTAAAAGGCTGGAAGAGCAGGATTCCTGGTTTATTCAGTAACTG
Coding sequences:
- the Cacng4 gene encoding voltage-dependent calcium channel gamma-4 subunit, encoding MVRCDRGLQMLLTTAGAFAAFSLMAIAIGTDYWLYSSAHICNGTNLTMDDGPPPRRARGDLTHSGLWRVCCIEGIYKGHCFRINHFPEDNDYDHDSSEYLLRIVRASSVFPILSTILLLLGGLCIGAGRIYSRKNNIVLSAGILFVAAGLSNIIGIIVYISSNTGDPSDKRDEDKKNHYNYGWSFYFGALSFIVAETVGVLAVNIYIEKNKELRFKTKREFLKPSSSSPYARMPSYRYRRRRSRSSSRSTEASPSRDASPVGLKITGAIPMGELSMYTLSREPLKVTTAASYTPDQDAGFLQMHDFFPQDLKEGFHVSMLNRRTTPV